In one window of Gemmatimonadota bacterium DNA:
- a CDS encoding MarR family transcriptional regulator, whose product MPSRRARPATSSAPTIDSMPARTPRMTRGTRTAAGVHPAAEPLHRGALHLIRLLRREDDASGLSPARLSALAVLVFGGPTSLGALAAAEGVSAPTMSRLVTELERGRWIRRRPDPADARATRLEATVAARRLLLAGRARRLEALSAALDGVSDADRAALERAVPALERLVHRLTTGAPTATPRTARRRRRFD is encoded by the coding sequence ATGCCGTCACGCCGCGCAAGGCCCGCCACGAGCAGCGCCCCGACGATCGACTCGATGCCGGCGCGCACGCCTCGCATGACGCGCGGCACACGCACGGCGGCAGGGGTGCACCCCGCCGCTGAGCCCCTGCACCGCGGCGCGCTGCACCTGATCCGACTCCTGCGCCGCGAGGACGACGCCAGCGGGCTCTCCCCCGCGCGACTCTCGGCGCTCGCCGTCCTCGTCTTCGGCGGCCCGACCAGCCTTGGCGCGCTCGCCGCCGCCGAGGGCGTCAGCGCCCCCACCATGTCGCGCCTCGTGACCGAGCTCGAACGCGGCCGATGGATCCGGCGTCGCCCCGATCCCGCTGACGCGCGCGCGACACGCCTCGAGGCGACTGTCGCGGCGCGGCGACTGCTGCTCGCGGGGCGCGCACGCCGGCTCGAGGCGCTCTCGGCCGCGCTCGACGGGGTCTCCGACGCGGATCGCGCCGCGCTCGAACGCGCGGTCCCGGCGCTCGAACGACTCGTGCATCGGCTCACCACCGGGGCCCCGACCGCCACGCCGCGGACCGCACGACGCCGTCGGCGCTTCGACTAG
- a CDS encoding VOC family protein yields the protein MDGIRLGKLQQVALVQHNVATAVPFYRDGLGLPLQFEMHGLAFFDAGGVRLMLSPPSAPEFDHRNSILYFDVPDCARAYADLRARGVPFDDEPHLVGKTATHEIWMCFCRDPERNLIGIAEQRLIGRAGSDD from the coding sequence ATGGACGGGATCCGGTTGGGGAAGCTGCAACAGGTCGCGCTGGTCCAGCACAACGTCGCGACGGCGGTCCCGTTCTACCGGGACGGACTCGGACTGCCGTTGCAGTTCGAGATGCACGGACTCGCCTTCTTCGACGCGGGCGGCGTGCGGCTGATGCTCTCGCCGCCGAGCGCGCCGGAGTTCGACCACCGGAACTCCATTCTCTACTTCGACGTGCCCGATTGCGCGCGGGCGTACGCCGACCTGCGCGCGCGCGGCGTGCCGTTCGACGACGAGCCGCATCTCGTGGGGAAGACGGCGACGCACGAGATCTGGATGTGCTTCTGCCGTGATCCCGAGCGGAACCTCATTGGGATCGCGGAGCAGCGGCTTATCGGACGAGCTGGATCCGATGATTGA
- a CDS encoding aminopeptidase P family protein has protein sequence MRRLLLSTLCCLATALPLRAQSHLEARNRWARLCEIRREKFDRILPEAMRENGIDMWIVAMREGHHDPLWELLGRGYVGTTGYFIFTDRGGDRIERIAVDVTDHHREACGAYDPEPERFDLATFVRERDPRRIGLNLSTEMGMADGLSHTLHTQIVAALGPALAGRLVSAEKLVSDFSSRRVASELVAFGDATEIGRQIAERALSNEVITPGVTTLADVAWWIQEQQLVRGLGSSFEVPSIYVTGPNGIEATSNDRIIQRGDIIMIDFGVGFLNMWTDQKRIAYVLKPGEVALPASYQRAFDQAVRVREVIRRTARAGKTAQAMMDDVNAAIVAAGFSAMRGFNQVRADASTEFIIGCHSVGDWGHGIGPSMAFFNPGRLRFEIRPSNLFSIELFAYTPIPEWGGKKLRIPLEDDAVVTARGVEWLSPINHRIQLVR, from the coding sequence ATGCGCCGACTGCTCCTCTCCACGCTCTGCTGTCTCGCCACCGCGCTCCCCCTCCGCGCCCAGTCCCACCTCGAGGCGCGCAACCGCTGGGCGCGACTCTGCGAGATCCGGCGCGAGAAGTTCGACCGCATCCTCCCCGAGGCGATGCGCGAGAACGGCATCGACATGTGGATCGTCGCGATGCGCGAGGGGCATCACGACCCGTTGTGGGAGCTGCTGGGCCGCGGCTACGTGGGCACCACCGGCTACTTCATCTTCACCGACCGTGGCGGGGACCGCATCGAGCGCATCGCGGTGGACGTGACCGACCATCACCGCGAGGCCTGCGGTGCATACGATCCCGAGCCGGAACGATTCGACCTCGCCACGTTCGTGCGCGAACGGGACCCGCGCCGCATCGGCCTCAATCTCTCCACCGAGATGGGAATGGCCGACGGACTCTCCCACACCCTGCACACGCAGATCGTCGCCGCGCTCGGTCCCGCGCTCGCGGGACGCCTCGTCTCGGCCGAGAAGCTCGTCTCCGACTTCAGCTCACGCCGTGTCGCGAGCGAGCTCGTCGCGTTCGGCGACGCGACCGAGATCGGTCGGCAGATCGCCGAGCGCGCGCTCAGCAACGAGGTGATCACGCCGGGCGTGACCACGCTCGCCGACGTCGCCTGGTGGATCCAGGAGCAGCAGCTCGTGCGGGGACTCGGCTCGTCGTTCGAGGTGCCAAGCATCTACGTCACCGGCCCCAACGGGATCGAGGCGACCTCGAACGACCGCATCATCCAGCGCGGCGACATCATCATGATCGACTTCGGGGTCGGCTTCCTGAACATGTGGACCGACCAGAAGCGCATCGCGTACGTGCTCAAGCCGGGCGAGGTCGCGCTCCCCGCGAGCTATCAGCGCGCGTTCGACCAGGCCGTGCGCGTGCGCGAGGTGATCCGCCGGACCGCGAGGGCGGGCAAGACCGCGCAGGCGATGATGGACGACGTGAACGCGGCGATCGTCGCGGCCGGCTTCTCCGCGATGCGGGGCTTCAACCAGGTGCGCGCCGACGCCTCGACCGAGTTCATCATCGGCTGCCACTCGGTGGGCGACTGGGGCCACGGCATCGGGCCGTCGATGGCGTTCTTCAACCCGGGGCGGCTCCGGTTCGAGATCCGCCCCTCGAACCTCTTCTCGATCGAGCTCTTCGCCTACACGCCGATCCCCGAGTGGGGCGGCAAGAAGCTGCGGATCCCGCTCGAGGACGATGCCGTGGTGACGGCGCGCGGGGTGGAGTGGCTGTCACCGATCAATCATCGGATCCAGCTCGTCCGATAA
- a CDS encoding thiolase family protein: MRNEVVIVSAARSAVARGKKDGGLASVHPIDLSATVMKAVVERARFDAGQIDDVIWGCAMPESGQGLNVARMASLRAGFPVDVSAMTVNRFCSSGLQTIALGAQAILSGMNDVILAGGMEMMSAVPMSGYHTRLHPEMTEASIGMGFTAERVAKRWGITRQMQDEFALGSQQKAAAAQAAGKFTAEIVPIEVERVKYVGATKHREVTTFATDEMVRAGTTLEGLAKLPPAFKPGGTVTAGNASPLSDGAAAVLMMSRATADALGLAPLARFVTFATAGVDPDVMGIGPVKAVPKALAKAGVSLADVKMIELNEAFAAQGLAVMKDLGMDPARTNVNGGAIALGHPLGASGAKLTVQLLHELGRSGGGLGMVTMCIGGGMGAAGLFEVYPQ; encoded by the coding sequence ATGCGCAACGAAGTCGTGATCGTCAGTGCCGCGCGCAGTGCCGTGGCACGAGGGAAGAAGGATGGCGGACTCGCGTCGGTGCACCCGATCGACCTCTCCGCCACCGTCATGAAGGCCGTCGTCGAGCGCGCGCGCTTCGACGCGGGGCAGATCGACGACGTGATCTGGGGCTGCGCCATGCCCGAGTCGGGTCAGGGACTCAACGTCGCGCGCATGGCCTCGCTCCGCGCCGGCTTCCCGGTCGACGTCTCGGCGATGACCGTCAATCGCTTCTGCTCGAGCGGCCTGCAGACCATCGCGCTCGGCGCGCAGGCCATCCTCAGCGGGATGAACGACGTCATCCTCGCCGGCGGCATGGAGATGATGTCCGCCGTCCCGATGTCCGGCTATCACACGCGGCTGCACCCGGAGATGACCGAGGCGAGCATCGGCATGGGCTTCACCGCCGAGCGGGTCGCCAAGCGCTGGGGCATCACGCGGCAGATGCAGGACGAGTTCGCGCTCGGCTCGCAGCAGAAGGCGGCCGCCGCACAGGCGGCGGGGAAGTTCACCGCCGAGATCGTCCCCATCGAGGTGGAGCGCGTGAAGTACGTCGGGGCGACGAAGCATCGCGAGGTCACGACGTTCGCGACCGACGAGATGGTGCGCGCGGGCACGACCCTCGAGGGACTCGCCAAGCTGCCCCCGGCGTTCAAGCCTGGTGGCACCGTGACGGCCGGCAACGCGTCACCGCTCAGTGACGGAGCGGCCGCCGTGCTCATGATGTCGCGCGCCACTGCCGATGCGCTCGGGCTCGCACCACTCGCCCGCTTCGTGACCTTCGCGACCGCCGGCGTCGATCCCGACGTGATGGGCATCGGTCCGGTGAAGGCCGTGCCGAAGGCGCTCGCGAAGGCGGGCGTCTCGCTCGCCGACGTGAAGATGATCGAGTTGAACGAGGCCTTCGCCGCGCAGGGCCTCGCTGTGATGAAGGACCTCGGCATGGACCCGGCGCGCACCAACGTGAACGGCGGCGCGATCGCACTGGGGCACCCGCTTGGCGCGAGCGGCGCCAAGCTCACGGTGCAACTCTTGCATGAGTTGGGACGGAGCGGGGGCGGCTTGGGAATGGTCACGATGTGCATCGGCGGCGGGATGGGCGCGGCCGGTCTCTTCGAGGTCTATCCGCAGTAG
- a CDS encoding 3-hydroxyacyl-CoA dehydrogenase/enoyl-CoA hydratase family protein, giving the protein MRITKVGVIGAGAMGAGIAALAASAGLPVVLLDIPGSDDPKSPDRSKPARDGLDRVRKSKPAAFMDPAAHARITTGNTADHLKLLADCSWICEAIIEKPEPKQALFARLETIAPDAIVTSNTSGIPMAILLQGRSARFRQQFLGTHYFNPPRYMHLLELIPTPETADEVMGTMRHFQERILGKGIVVAKDVPGFVANRLGVHGMVVAGRLMVKHDLTIPEVDTLTGALIARAKTATFRTGDLSGLDVLVHVTAGLSQTTGEDLALEPFIHALVKSGRLGDKTKAGFYKKDGKEILALDWKTLEYKDMGRFSTPEIDKITKAPPAARVAKAKDIGDKHGEFLRDLIVEQCHYACSLAPQLAYDLAAVDRALEWGYGWEMGPFRTMDAMGLEWLRAEMTKRGKSVPPLLANAGAAFYTVEAAGEMIPALDSATRVAVPAIPGQLSLALLRAQGKVLKENPEARLVDLGDGVLCLEFCGKMNTLGDGVMTMAATALDIVDKGTYHGLVIGNDDARTFTAGANLAGVGQVVQAGDWKTVEAMVKRFQDTVMSFRFAPFPVVAAPFGLTLGGGTEVSLHCDRIQAHAELYMGLVEVGVGLIPGGCGTKELAFRFTKALEAYAEADPFEGIKRAFQMIALAQTSTSAHEARAMGFLRPHADRISMNRDTLLADAKARVLDLAPDYVAPLPKRMTALGKAGVANLDYALWSFKEAGQASDHDVRIGHEIAVVLCGGDGPAREVTEQDLIDLERDAFVRLLGTKETQARITHMLTTGKPLRN; this is encoded by the coding sequence ATGCGGATCACCAAGGTCGGAGTCATCGGCGCGGGCGCCATGGGGGCCGGCATCGCCGCCCTCGCCGCCAGTGCCGGACTCCCCGTCGTCCTGCTCGACATCCCCGGCAGCGACGACCCCAAGTCCCCCGACCGTTCGAAGCCCGCCCGTGATGGGCTCGACCGCGTCCGGAAGTCCAAGCCCGCCGCGTTCATGGACCCGGCGGCCCACGCACGGATCACCACCGGCAACACCGCCGACCATCTCAAGCTCCTCGCCGACTGCTCCTGGATCTGCGAAGCGATCATCGAGAAGCCCGAGCCCAAGCAGGCGCTCTTCGCCCGGCTCGAGACCATCGCCCCCGACGCCATCGTGACCTCGAACACCTCGGGGATCCCGATGGCGATCCTGTTGCAGGGGCGCTCCGCACGCTTCCGGCAGCAGTTCCTCGGCACGCACTACTTCAATCCGCCTCGCTACATGCACCTGCTCGAGCTCATCCCCACGCCGGAGACGGCGGACGAGGTGATGGGCACCATGCGCCACTTCCAGGAGCGCATCCTCGGCAAGGGCATCGTCGTCGCCAAGGACGTGCCCGGCTTCGTCGCCAACCGCCTCGGCGTGCACGGCATGGTCGTCGCCGGCCGCCTCATGGTGAAGCACGACCTCACCATCCCCGAGGTCGACACGCTCACCGGCGCGCTCATCGCGCGCGCCAAGACCGCGACCTTCCGCACCGGCGACCTCTCCGGCCTCGATGTGCTCGTGCACGTCACGGCGGGGCTCTCGCAGACGACCGGTGAGGACCTCGCGCTCGAACCGTTCATCCACGCGCTCGTGAAGTCCGGCCGCCTCGGCGACAAGACCAAGGCCGGCTTCTACAAGAAGGACGGCAAGGAGATCCTCGCGCTCGACTGGAAGACGCTCGAGTACAAGGACATGGGGCGCTTCTCCACGCCCGAGATCGACAAGATCACCAAGGCGCCGCCCGCCGCGCGCGTCGCCAAGGCGAAGGACATCGGCGACAAGCACGGCGAGTTCCTGCGCGACCTCATCGTCGAGCAGTGCCACTACGCCTGCTCCCTCGCGCCGCAGCTCGCCTATGACCTCGCGGCGGTCGACCGCGCGCTCGAGTGGGGCTACGGCTGGGAGATGGGCCCCTTCCGCACGATGGACGCGATGGGCCTCGAGTGGCTCCGCGCCGAGATGACCAAGCGCGGCAAGAGTGTGCCGCCGCTCCTCGCGAACGCCGGCGCCGCGTTCTACACGGTCGAGGCCGCGGGCGAGATGATCCCCGCGCTCGACTCCGCCACTCGCGTCGCGGTCCCCGCCATCCCCGGACAGCTCTCACTCGCGCTGCTGCGCGCGCAGGGCAAGGTGCTCAAGGAGAACCCCGAGGCGCGGCTCGTCGACCTCGGCGACGGCGTCCTCTGCCTCGAGTTCTGCGGCAAGATGAACACCCTCGGCGACGGCGTCATGACCATGGCCGCCACCGCGCTCGACATCGTCGACAAGGGGACGTACCACGGCCTCGTCATCGGCAACGACGACGCGCGCACCTTCACCGCCGGCGCCAACCTCGCCGGCGTCGGACAGGTCGTGCAGGCCGGGGACTGGAAGACCGTCGAGGCGATGGTCAAGCGCTTCCAGGACACGGTGATGTCGTTCCGCTTCGCACCGTTCCCCGTCGTCGCCGCGCCGTTCGGGCTCACCCTCGGCGGCGGCACCGAGGTCTCGCTCCACTGCGACCGCATCCAGGCGCACGCCGAGCTCTACATGGGACTCGTCGAGGTGGGCGTCGGACTCATTCCCGGCGGCTGCGGCACCAAGGAACTCGCGTTCCGTTTCACCAAGGCGCTCGAGGCGTACGCCGAGGCCGATCCGTTCGAGGGGATCAAGCGCGCCTTCCAGATGATCGCCCTCGCGCAGACCAGCACCTCCGCACACGAGGCGCGCGCCATGGGCTTCCTGCGCCCGCACGCCGACCGCATCTCCATGAACCGCGACACGCTCCTCGCCGACGCGAAGGCGCGCGTGCTCGACCTCGCCCCCGACTACGTCGCGCCGCTGCCGAAGCGGATGACGGCCCTCGGCAAGGCCGGCGTCGCCAATCTCGACTACGCGCTCTGGTCGTTCAAGGAAGCGGGCCAGGCCTCCGACCACGATGTCCGGATCGGCCACGAGATCGCGGTCGTCCTCTGCGGCGGCGACGGCCCCGCGCGCGAGGTGACCGAGCAGGACCTGATCGATCTCGAGCGCGACGCGTTCGTGCGGCTCCTCGGCACCAAGGAGACGCAGGCGCGCATCACGCACATGCTGACCACCGGCAAGCCGCTGAGGAACTGA
- a CDS encoding DNA adenine methylase, with product MIKYLGSKRRLVPHLVAIVSAIPGARTVLDLFTGTTRVAQGLKAAGFAVTANDLASYSAVLAEAYIATDAGQVSRERLEGFAAALDALPGERGYITATFCESARYFQPMNGMRIDAIRRALDALDATAAERAILLTALLLAADKVDSTTGLQMAYLKQWSARSAKPLSLRLPALLDGPGRALHEEARVCVARPEVYDVAYLDPPYNQHSYYSNYHVWETLVRGDAPPAYGVARKREDCRTTKSAFNQRGEAWNALREVVTGVKARHVVLSFSDEGFFTEQAIRALLSERFDAVTLVPVESARYVGARIGIHNPRGERVGRVSHVRNTEWLWIAGPEADAIAAEGLSRLAARAGVPA from the coding sequence GTGATCAAGTACCTCGGCTCCAAGCGGCGGCTCGTCCCGCATCTCGTCGCGATCGTGTCGGCGATCCCGGGGGCACGGACGGTGCTCGACCTCTTCACGGGCACGACGCGCGTGGCGCAGGGGCTCAAGGCGGCGGGGTTCGCCGTGACGGCGAACGACCTCGCGAGTTACAGCGCGGTGCTCGCCGAAGCGTACATCGCGACCGACGCGGGGCAGGTGTCGCGCGAGCGGCTCGAGGGGTTCGCGGCCGCGCTCGACGCGTTGCCGGGGGAGCGCGGGTACATCACGGCGACCTTCTGCGAATCGGCGCGGTACTTCCAGCCGATGAACGGGATGCGGATCGACGCGATCCGTCGTGCGCTCGACGCGCTGGATGCGACCGCGGCCGAGCGGGCGATCCTGCTCACCGCGCTGTTGCTCGCGGCGGACAAGGTCGACTCCACGACCGGACTGCAGATGGCGTACCTCAAGCAGTGGTCGGCGCGGAGCGCGAAGCCGCTGTCGCTCCGGCTTCCCGCGTTGCTCGACGGCCCGGGGCGCGCGTTGCACGAGGAGGCGCGCGTCTGCGTCGCCCGCCCCGAGGTGTACGACGTGGCGTACCTGGACCCGCCGTACAACCAACATTCGTACTACTCCAACTATCATGTGTGGGAGACGCTCGTGCGCGGCGACGCGCCGCCGGCGTACGGCGTGGCGCGCAAGCGCGAGGATTGCCGGACGACCAAGAGCGCATTCAACCAGCGCGGCGAGGCGTGGAACGCGCTCCGTGAGGTGGTGACGGGCGTGAAGGCGAGGCATGTGGTGCTCTCGTTCTCGGACGAGGGCTTCTTCACCGAACAGGCGATCCGCGCGCTGCTCAGCGAGCGGTTCGACGCGGTGACGCTCGTGCCGGTGGAGTCGGCGCGGTACGTCGGCGCGCGCATCGGGATCCACAATCCGCGCGGCGAGCGCGTGGGACGCGTGAGCCACGTGCGCAACACCGAGTGGCTCTGGATCGCCGGCCCGGAGGCCGATGCGATCGCGGCGGAGGGACTCTCGCGGCTCGCGGCGCGTGCCGGGGTGCCCGCATGA
- a CDS encoding response regulator — translation MSLASEPLLLVVDDDAGVRKLLKTALERAGFRVLLGENGVHALEVLAEADGPIALLLSDVVMPGMGGVDLAARLLAMPAPPKVMLMSGYPHDPALLRVAGTNPPFLRKPFNPPDVVKRIRVELGIAD, via the coding sequence ATGAGCCTGGCCTCGGAACCGCTCCTCCTGGTGGTCGATGACGACGCCGGCGTGCGCAAGCTGCTGAAGACCGCACTCGAGCGCGCCGGGTTCCGCGTGCTGCTGGGCGAGAACGGCGTGCATGCGCTCGAGGTGCTGGCCGAGGCCGATGGACCGATCGCGTTGTTGTTGAGCGATGTCGTGATGCCCGGGATGGGTGGCGTGGACCTCGCGGCGAGGTTGCTCGCGATGCCGGCACCGCCCAAGGTGATGCTGATGAGCGGCTATCCCCACGACCCGGCGCTCCTGCGGGTGGCCGGGACCAATCCGCCGTTCCTGCGGAAGCCGTTCAATCCGCCGGATGTCGTGAAGCGCATCCGTGTCGAGCTGGGCATCGCCGACTGA
- a CDS encoding DNA-3-methyladenine glycosylase 2 family protein: MAARHAKAIAHLRAVDPVLGDWMARAGRCGWSRENAGTHFDHIARSIVYQQLSGAAASTIYGRVLALYGGATPTPAQVARTPDAKLRAVGLSTRKVEYIKDLARHTHAGTIPVNAIHEMDDAEVIATLTQVRGIGEWTAQMVLMFRLGRPDVLPVLDLGIQKAIKLLYGLRTHPTPERVAKIGARWAPYRTVASWYLWRRVDDPPQ, from the coding sequence ATGGCCGCCCGGCACGCGAAGGCGATCGCGCACCTGCGCGCGGTGGACCCGGTGCTGGGCGACTGGATGGCGCGGGCGGGGCGCTGCGGCTGGTCGCGCGAGAACGCCGGGACCCATTTCGACCATATCGCGCGTTCCATCGTGTACCAGCAGCTGTCGGGCGCGGCGGCCTCGACCATCTACGGGCGCGTGCTCGCGCTCTACGGAGGCGCGACGCCGACGCCGGCGCAGGTCGCACGGACCCCGGATGCGAAGCTCCGGGCCGTGGGGCTCTCGACGCGGAAGGTGGAGTACATCAAGGACCTCGCGCGCCACACGCACGCGGGGACCATCCCGGTGAACGCCATCCACGAGATGGACGACGCCGAGGTGATCGCGACGCTCACGCAGGTCCGCGGCATCGGCGAGTGGACGGCGCAGATGGTCCTGATGTTCCGCCTCGGCCGGCCCGACGTGCTGCCGGTGCTCGACCTCGGCATCCAGAAGGCCATCAAGCTGTTGTATGGTCTTCGGACGCACCCCACGCCCGAACGCGTCGCGAAGATCGGCGCGCGCTGGGCGCCCTATCGCACGGTGGCCTCGTGGTATCTCTGGAGACGGGTGGACGATCCTCCGCAGTAG
- a CDS encoding TIGR01777 family protein has translation MALRSPFPVSAEALFAWHERPGAFERLTPGFQPATVVSRSGGIRDGSRVTLRVPVGPASTTWEMEHVGYVAGREFRDVQRAGPFASWEHRHLMEPQPDGTSVLDDTIRYRLPLPPFGGLVADAFTRGKLEGLLRWRHALTRADLERHATFAARGARRIAITGASGFLGAALVPFLTTGGHTVRTVGRGAGSDVRWDPSRGQIAAAGLDGVDAVIHLAGSSVAERWTAATKAEILSSRVQGTRLIAETLARMAVKPEVLVCASGIGIYGSRGDAWLDETSSHGDDFLAEVGAAWEAATAPARDAGIRVVLARTGIVLNPSGGALAKMLTPFRLGAGGRLGNGRQWMSWISREDYVGAVHHAMQSAAVQGPMNVVAPEPVTNATFTETLGRLLHRPTFAAVPALALKALFGEMADGTVLASQRVRPAVLEASGFPFLHRSVSSALRFELGLL, from the coding sequence GTGGCATTGCGCAGTCCCTTCCCGGTGAGCGCCGAGGCGCTCTTCGCGTGGCATGAGCGCCCCGGCGCGTTCGAGCGGCTGACACCCGGATTCCAGCCGGCGACGGTCGTGTCGCGGAGCGGCGGCATCCGCGACGGGTCGCGCGTCACGTTGCGCGTGCCGGTCGGGCCGGCGAGCACGACCTGGGAGATGGAGCACGTTGGCTATGTCGCGGGGCGCGAGTTCCGCGATGTGCAGCGCGCCGGGCCGTTCGCGAGCTGGGAGCATCGGCACCTCATGGAGCCGCAGCCTGACGGGACGAGCGTGCTGGACGACACCATCCGCTATCGCCTGCCGTTGCCGCCGTTCGGGGGGCTCGTCGCCGACGCATTCACGCGCGGCAAGCTCGAAGGACTGCTGCGATGGCGTCATGCGCTGACGCGCGCGGATCTCGAGCGGCACGCGACGTTCGCGGCGCGCGGGGCGCGCCGCATCGCGATCACCGGGGCGAGCGGCTTCCTCGGCGCGGCGCTCGTGCCGTTCCTCACGACGGGCGGCCACACCGTGCGCACCGTGGGGCGTGGGGCGGGGAGCGACGTGCGGTGGGATCCGTCGCGCGGCCAGATCGCGGCCGCGGGTCTCGACGGGGTCGACGCCGTGATCCATCTCGCCGGGAGTTCGGTCGCCGAGCGGTGGACCGCCGCGACGAAGGCGGAGATCCTCTCGAGTCGCGTGCAGGGCACACGGTTGATCGCGGAGACGCTGGCGCGGATGGCGGTGAAGCCCGAGGTGCTCGTCTGTGCGTCCGGGATCGGCATCTATGGGAGCCGCGGCGATGCGTGGCTCGACGAGACGTCGTCGCACGGTGACGACTTCCTGGCGGAGGTGGGGGCCGCGTGGGAGGCGGCGACCGCGCCGGCGCGCGATGCGGGGATCCGCGTGGTGCTCGCGCGGACGGGGATCGTGCTCAATCCGTCCGGCGGCGCGCTCGCGAAGATGCTGACGCCGTTCCGACTCGGGGCCGGCGGTCGGCTGGGGAACGGCAGGCAGTGGATGAGCTGGATCTCGCGCGAGGACTACGTCGGGGCGGTGCACCACGCGATGCAGTCGGCGGCAGTGCAGGGGCCGATGAACGTCGTGGCACCGGAGCCCGTGACGAACGCGACCTTCACCGAGACGCTCGGCCGGCTGCTGCACCGTCCGACGTTCGCGGCGGTGCCGGCGCTCGCGCTGAAGGCCCTGTTCGGCGAGATGGCGGATGGCACGGTGCTGGCGAGCCAGCGGGTGCGGCCGGCGGTGCTCGAGGCGAGCGGCTTCCCGTTCCTGCACCGGTCGGTGTCATCGGCGCTCCGGTTCGAGCTCGGGTTGCTGTGA
- a CDS encoding GDP-L-fucose synthase: MELNGAVVVVTGGSGFLGRRVVAALERRGCAAIHSPRSAQYDLREKSQVIRLYEDTRPDVVIHLAAVVGGIGANRAHPGRFFYENLVMGVETLEQARVFGVRKFVGIGTICSYPKFTPVPFREDDLWSGYPEETNAPYGLAKKMLLVQSQAYRQEYGMHAIHLLPVNLYGPGDNFDPETSHVIPAMIRKMEEARRAGRDEVVLWGDGSPTREFLYVDDAAEGVVLAAERYDDADPVNLGSGGEMPIRDLAVAVAQATGFTGRIVWDATKPNGQPRRGLDTSRAAERFGFRAGTDFAQGLAETVAWWRAQGGA; the protein is encoded by the coding sequence ATGGAGCTCAACGGCGCGGTCGTGGTGGTGACGGGCGGCTCGGGGTTCCTCGGGCGGCGCGTGGTGGCGGCGCTCGAGCGGCGCGGGTGCGCGGCGATCCACTCGCCCCGCTCGGCGCAGTACGACCTGCGCGAGAAGTCGCAGGTGATCCGACTGTATGAGGACACGCGCCCCGACGTCGTGATCCATCTCGCCGCGGTGGTGGGCGGGATCGGCGCCAACCGCGCGCATCCGGGGCGGTTCTTCTACGAGAACCTCGTGATGGGGGTCGAGACGCTCGAGCAGGCGCGCGTGTTCGGCGTGCGCAAGTTCGTCGGGATCGGGACGATCTGCAGTTATCCCAAGTTCACGCCGGTGCCGTTCCGCGAGGACGATCTCTGGAGCGGCTATCCCGAGGAGACGAACGCGCCGTACGGCCTCGCGAAGAAGATGCTGCTCGTGCAGTCGCAGGCGTACCGGCAGGAGTACGGGATGCACGCGATCCATCTGTTGCCCGTGAACCTCTACGGCCCCGGGGACAACTTCGACCCCGAGACGTCGCACGTGATCCCGGCGATGATCCGCAAGATGGAGGAGGCGCGGCGCGCGGGGCGCGACGAGGTCGTGCTGTGGGGCGACGGCTCGCCGACGCGCGAGTTCCTCTACGTGGACGATGCGGCGGAGGGAGTGGTGCTCGCCGCGGAGCGCTACGACGACGCCGACCCGGTGAATCTCGGGAGCGGCGGCGAGATGCCGATCCGCGACCTCGCCGTAGCGGTGGCGCAGGCGACAGGCTTCACCGGGCGCATCGTGTGGGATGCGACGAAGCCGAACGGGCAGCCGCGCCGCGGGCTCGACACCTCGCGTGCCGCGGAGCGCTTCGGGTTCCGCGCGGGGACCGACTTCGCGCAGGGATTGGCGGAGACCGTGGCGTGGTGGCGCGCGCAGGGCGGGGCATGA